Genomic segment of Candidatus Neomarinimicrobiota bacterium:
TGGCAGCCCCATTCCAATGGGCGTTTCACACTGGACCTGGTAGCCGTTGTCCGGGAACAGCTGATAGGGGCGGGCATAGCGGCAGCTAAGATCACCAGCGTGGACGTATGTACCTACTGCGACCCTCGTTGCCATAGCTACCGGAGGGAGGGGGAGCAAGCGGGCCGGATGGTGGCCTTTTATTACGTAAAGCCTTGACATGATCCGATGGAGAGCTTGAATACCCTTTTTCTGGGAATTTTGCAGGGGGCCACGGAGTTTCTCCCCATCAGCAGCTCAGGCCACCTGGTCATTGCCCAAGCCATACTGAAGGTCCAGTCGCCCGGGATGCTGGTTGAGATTGTGCTGCACCTGGGTACTCTTATCAGTGTCCTGATTTACTTTCGGCACGATCTCTGGAGGCTGGTGAGTGGCTTTTTCAGCGTTGGGAGCGCGGGCGTTGAGCCGCGCCGTGAGGTCGGATATCTGCTTCTGGCCACCCTCCCGGCGGCGGTGGTAGCCCTGACGCTGAGCGATGCCATCGAGGCGGCTTTTGAGAATGTGCTTTTCTGCGGGCTGATGCTCCTAGTAACCACGGCGGTCCTGGTCTCAACCCGCTGGGCCGTATTGCGGGAAGGGACAGGGCTGACCTGGATTAGCGCCCTGATTATCGGTGGGGCTCAGGCCATAGCGATTCTGCCCGGCATTTCCCGGTCGGGAATTACCATTGCTGCTGGCTTATGGTTGGGTTTGACGGGTGAGATGGCGGCCCGCTTCGCGTTTCTCCTGGCCATTCCGGCTATTTTGGGCGCCGGGGTGTTTAAACTTTTGGACTTACTTCAGGCACCGTCCCAATCCGGGCCTGGTCTGCTGTGGGGATTTCTGGCAGCGGCCCTGGTGGGCTATTGTGTTATTGCCTGGCTAATGAATATCCTCCGCAAAGGACGGTTACACTTTTTTGCTGGGTATACCCTCCTTATTGCTCTCATGGTTATTTTCTGGCTGTAATCCCCAGCGATCTGGGGGTGATTGCGTGCCGGGTCAACTATTATTAGTATTTTCATAGCATTCAGCAATTGGAGCAGTGGTTATGGGTCCTGTTGCCATCGGGTTTGGGGTCTACCTGCTGGTTATTTTTGCAG
This window contains:
- a CDS encoding undecaprenyl-diphosphate phosphatase, which encodes MNTLFLGILQGATEFLPISSSGHLVIAQAILKVQSPGMLVEIVLHLGTLISVLIYFRHDLWRLVSGFFSVGSAGVEPRREVGYLLLATLPAAVVALTLSDAIEAAFENVLFCGLMLLVTTAVLVSTRWAVLREGTGLTWISALIIGGAQAIAILPGISRSGITIAAGLWLGLTGEMAARFAFLLAIPAILGAGVFKLLDLLQAPSQSGPGLLWGFLAAALVGYCVIAWLMNILRKGRLHFFAGYTLLIALMVIFWL